TGGATATGATTGCTGACCGTTCAGCCGCCCCCCGTGATTATGGTTCGGACTTTGCCGCCGGTGGTGGCCTGGGTGCGCGCGGtggccgctcgcgctttGACGACGGTCCGGGCTttgcccgcgccgagccgccccTTCCTACGGAGCCTCCCTTCACTGCCTTTGTGGTGAACCTGTCGTTTGAGAGCACTGAAGCTGACGTTGAGCACTTCTTCGAGCCCCTGAAGCCTGTGAGCATTCGCCTTGTGTCTGGTCATGACGGTCGTCCCAAAGGTTACGGCTACGTCGAGTTTGAGACTCTTGACATCCTGAAGGAGGCGCTCACTTTCACGGGCAAGCCTATGGATAACCGCAATGTGCGTGTTAGCGTCGCCGAGCCCTCGTCGCGTTCGATGAAGGGTGCCATGGCCGATGAAGCTACGCAGTGGCGCCGTTCGACTCCTCTTGCCGCGGACAACCGTGGCGGTCCCTTCGGCGGTGGCCCCCCCGGTGGCTCGTCGGGCTTTGATGAGATGGGCGTCGGCTCGGATGGCACGCGCAGCGGTTTCGGCGGCAAGTTTGTGCCTACTGCTGaccgtcctcgtcgcggcggtaTTGAACCGGCGGAACCCGGCCGTGGTGACACTGCGTCTGACTGGCGGACGGGCAAGCCGGTCTCTGGCAAGAGCTCTTCGCGCTTCGGCTTTGGTGGTGATTCCGAGCGCCGTGGTGGTGACCGtcccg
The Malassezia japonica chromosome 2, complete sequence genome window above contains:
- the TIF3 gene encoding Eukaryotic translation initiation factor 4B (EggNog:ENOG503NWTV; COG:A) produces the protein MAPKKQQNKMSLVDFLADENTGSSWADEMDELPSAPAPRDYGSDFAAGGGLGARGGRSRFDDGPGFARAEPPLPTEPPFTAFVVNLSFESTEADVEHFFEPLKPVSIRLVSGHDGRPKGYGYVEFETLDILKEALTFTGKPMDNRNVRVSVAEPSSRSMKGAMADEATQWRRSTPLAADNRGGPFGGGPPGGSSGFDEMGVGSDGTRSGFGGKFVPTADRPRRGGIEPAEPGRGDTASDWRTGKPVSGKSSSRFGFGGDSERRGGDRPGAADEGFANWRAGRQASAESATGERRKLDLKPRSTTASSTSATSQSSARSNPFGSAKPVDVGQREREIDEKIREQDRIRREERLKEDERKKSRASKAPSDGAWLAKAEKPAKTAEAPAEENKETTA